ATAAATGGCCGACAAAATGTATTGTTCCCCAAAAATTTTAGAACCTATCCTTATGGTACCAGCCTGACCTCGGCGTGATGGTCTATAGAGTTTGTTTTGCACTAAAAAGTCCTTGGCAATATTTTCAGGCGTCTGTTTTAGGAAATCAGCCCTATAATTAAGGCTAATCATCACCGAATCAGTGAACTTCTCTGCCAATAGATTTATTGTCTCTTCCAATTGTGGAAATTTCTTGAGCGTCGCTACCTTGACAATCGGTGCGGCAAAGTAGGGCGGAAAAATATTCCTGTCATCTTTCAATGCAAACAGATCATAAGCTTTGACGCGACCGTCAGTGGAATATCCACTAATAAGATCGATATCCTTTTCAAAAGCGGCTTTGTACATAATCGCATCGCTAATGATAAGCGGTTTTATTTTTAGACCATAAACACTACGGAGGCCTAAGTAACCATCCTGGCGCCCCATAAATTCGGGTGTAAAACCAGCTTTTATCTGCCGATTAACACTGTTTGTTCTTATATAGAGGATAGCAAGAATAAGAAGAAAGCTGGGCAAAATAAAGATTAGAAAAAATCTGAAATTAGCGATTGAATTTTGTAGCAATCCGATACCTTTATCTAAAAGTATCGCAAGTAATGCAGCGGGAATAGCTCCCGCTAAGATCATATTGGAGTTATTGAGTGATATACCACCAAAAATAAATTCACCCAATCCGCCGGCCCCAACGAATGATGCTAAGGTTGCGACGCCTACATTGATCACTGCGGCTGTCCGAACTCCGGCGACAATCACCGGTATACCCAGGGGAAGTTGAACTTTGAATAGTATTTGCCAATCGGTCATACCTATAGCTTTGGCTGATTCCAAGATACTATGGTCTACGCTAGTGATTCCAGTATAAGTATTTCTAATAATGGGTAAAAGTGCATATATAATAAGTGCAACAATAGCTGGAATAGGACCAATACCTAGGATTGGAATAAGAAACCCCAGCAATGCAATACTAGGAAGAGTTTGTAAAATCCCTGCAAAAGCTAAAACAATAGCAGCAAATTTCTTTTTTCTTGAAATCAATATTCCCAAAGGTACTCCAATAAGAATGGCAAATGTCAAAGATAAAAATGTAAGTTCTAAATGCTGCCAGATCTGTATCAATAACTTCTCCTGCTGCTCAAGTGCGAATTGCCAAAGAGTTTGATCCGTCATACCACCTGCTGTTTTCTATACGTGTTGAATGCAACTATCATACATTCATAGTCTAGTATGGCATCCGCACGTGCGCTTAACACCTGTAAAACACGCCATAGGTCTGTGTTTTCAGAAAAACCATAATTATCGATGAAATGATCCAATGTTATAATTCCTTTTAATTCATGTAGCATCGTTACTTTATACTCCAACAGTAAGCGATTTTCTAAAAAAAAATCAAACACAAATTCATTTGCTGGACTATATAATAGCTCTTTAGGTGTTCCAATCTGTACAATCTTTCCCTCATCCATCAAACAGATACGATGTCCAAGTTCAAAAGCTTCAGGCACATCATGTGTAACCAAGACAATAGTTTTGCTTCGGATCTCTTCCAACAATTTGAATTCGGCATGGATGCCACTTCTAGTCATGTTATCCAGTGCCGAGAAGGGTTCATCCATCAACAATATAGGGGAATTGGCTATTAACGCCCTTGCTATACCTACGCGTTGTTGTTGCCCTCCGCTCAATTGATGTGGGTAGAGTTTTAACAGATCCTCTCCTAAATTTAATTTGCTAAGAAGCTCAACCGTACGATCCTTAATTTTATTTTTTTGCCAGTTCAGCAATTCTGGAACCACAGCAATATTTTTGGCTATCGTATAATGGGGAAAAAGACCCGAATGCTGCATTACAAAACCAATTTCTCTACGCAAATCTTCCGGCCTCCGTTTGGATATATCATTACCTCGGATAAAGATCTTGCCCTTATCAGGTTCAATCAGCCTATTGATCATTTTTAAAGTTGTGGTTTTACCACAACCACTTGTACCCAAAATAACGAGAACTTCACCCGCTCTAACTTCTATTGAGATGTGATCAACGGCCGCTTTACCGTTGAACGATTTAGAAACTGAGTCAATCTCGACCATATTACCTGGCTAATCTAATTCCTGTAAACTGCCACTGATGTGCGGTTTGAAAAAAGTTTCTGTAAGTCTTACGGCTATGTCCTTTTGGTGTAGCGATTGAAGCGCCCCTTAATACCATTTGATTAATCATAAATTTGCCATTATATTCACCTACTGCACCCGCCTCTTTTTTAAATCTAGGATAAGGAAGATAAGCGGAATTTGTCCATTCCCAACGTTCTCCCCAACTAATGTGGTCTGCGGAAACTTCCCATTCAGCCTCTGTCGGAAGCCGCATACCTCTCCAAGATGCATAAGCAGCGGCTTCATAGAAATTAATATGGCAAACTGCAGCCTCTAAGTAAATATCCATCAATCCGTTAAGGGTATAAATCATCCACTTCCCGTCAATCAGATGCCAATACAAGGGCGCTTGCGCTTGATGTTTTTTCACCCAATCCCATCCTTCCGCATGCCAAAATTGAAAGTCTGAATATCCCCCAGCTTGTATGAAATCAAGATACTGTTTATTTGTG
The genomic region above belongs to Sphingobacterium zeae and contains:
- a CDS encoding ABC transporter permease/substrate-binding protein; this encodes MTDQTLWQFALEQQEKLLIQIWQHLELTFLSLTFAILIGVPLGILISRKKKFAAIVLAFAGILQTLPSIALLGFLIPILGIGPIPAIVALIIYALLPIIRNTYTGITSVDHSILESAKAIGMTDWQILFKVQLPLGIPVIVAGVRTAAVINVGVATLASFVGAGGLGEFIFGGISLNNSNMILAGAIPAALLAILLDKGIGLLQNSIANFRFFLIFILPSFLLILAILYIRTNSVNRQIKAGFTPEFMGRQDGYLGLRSVYGLKIKPLIISDAIMYKAAFEKDIDLISGYSTDGRVKAYDLFALKDDRNIFPPYFAAPIVKVATLKKFPQLEETINLLAEKFTDSVMISLNYRADFLKQTPENIAKDFLVQNKLYRPSRRGQAGTIRIGSKIFGEQYILSAIYKILLEGYTDYKVETKTGLGGTKICFDALIHDAVDFYVEYTGTGLLVLLQPEQQIISNVSKDPTGTYNYVKGEFEKRFGITWLKPLGFNNAYALMMRRSQAEQNHIQSISDLKKYE
- a CDS encoding ABC transporter ATP-binding protein translates to MVEIDSVSKSFNGKAAVDHISIEVRAGEVLVILGTSGCGKTTTLKMINRLIEPDKGKIFIRGNDISKRRPEDLRREIGFVMQHSGLFPHYTIAKNIAVVPELLNWQKNKIKDRTVELLSKLNLGEDLLKLYPHQLSGGQQQRVGIARALIANSPILLMDEPFSALDNMTRSGIHAEFKLLEEIRSKTIVLVTHDVPEAFELGHRICLMDEGKIVQIGTPKELLYSPANEFVFDFFLENRLLLEYKVTMLHELKGIITLDHFIDNYGFSENTDLWRVLQVLSARADAILDYECMIVAFNTYRKQQVV